Proteins from a single region of Sporichthyaceae bacterium:
- a CDS encoding maleylpyruvate isomerase family mycothiol-dependent enzyme, producing MDVITDLAAEYEALATVLTGLDDAQWQASSGAPGWTVADVILHLAQTNEAVVATCAGRSTRLGEGSSVDATVDAWVAAERTTGPDVLRRWRAGLEPSLAALRGADPDRRYPWAEAPLRPAVLATTRIAEHWAHGLDVAEPLGRPFPDTTRLRHIAWLAHRTLPYGLALRDLPAVAVRCELAAPDGTIWEFGPPGAPVRVSGSAGQFCRVAAQRLTPQAADLRTAGPGAEGVLSALRSYAA from the coding sequence ATGGACGTGATCACGGACCTCGCCGCCGAGTACGAGGCGTTGGCGACCGTGCTGACCGGGCTCGACGACGCGCAGTGGCAGGCGTCCTCCGGGGCCCCCGGCTGGACCGTCGCGGACGTCATCCTGCATCTGGCGCAGACCAACGAGGCCGTCGTGGCTACTTGCGCGGGCCGCTCGACCAGGTTGGGCGAGGGCTCGTCGGTGGACGCGACCGTCGATGCCTGGGTGGCCGCGGAGCGCACGACGGGCCCGGATGTCCTGCGGCGCTGGCGGGCCGGGCTCGAACCGTCGCTGGCGGCGCTGCGCGGTGCCGACCCGGACCGGCGCTACCCATGGGCCGAAGCGCCGCTGCGGCCGGCCGTGTTGGCCACGACCCGCATCGCCGAGCACTGGGCGCACGGACTCGATGTCGCCGAGCCGCTGGGTCGGCCGTTCCCGGACACCACCCGGCTGCGGCACATCGCGTGGTTGGCGCACCGGACCCTGCCCTACGGCCTGGCGCTGCGCGACCTGCCGGCTGTCGCGGTTCGGTGCGAGCTGGCCGCGCCGGACGGCACGATCTGGGAGTTCGGGCCGCCGGGAGCCCCGGTGCGAGTGAGCGGTTCGGCCGGCCAGTTCTGCCGAGTCGCCGCCCAGCGGCTGACCCCCCAAGCCGCGGATCTGCGGACCGCCGGGCCGGGCGCGGAGGGTGTCCTGTCGGCTCTGCGCAGCTACGCGGCCTGA
- a CDS encoding BMC domain-containing protein — protein sequence MPTTALGLVETRGLVGAIEAADAMVKAANVVLIGREQIGGGLVTVMVRGDVGAVKAATDAGAVAAGKVGEVVSVHVIPRPHDEVEGILAKAIAPPTK from the coding sequence ATCCCGACCACCGCGCTGGGCCTGGTGGAGACCCGGGGTCTGGTCGGCGCCATCGAGGCCGCCGACGCCATGGTCAAGGCCGCGAACGTCGTCCTGATCGGTCGCGAGCAGATCGGCGGCGGTCTGGTCACGGTCATGGTTCGCGGCGATGTCGGGGCGGTCAAGGCGGCCACCGACGCCGGCGCGGTCGCCGCGGGCAAGGTCGGCGAGGTCGTCTCGGTGCACGTGATCCCGCGGCCGCACGACGAGGTCGAGGGCATCCTCGCGAAGGCGATCGCTCCGCCGACCAAGTAG
- a CDS encoding helix-turn-helix domain-containing protein — protein MANDSVQSAADRIAAATVQGPEAVRAVALEVLDTASDGATEIDAMRTVAARVLAARDLDEGLFAVTHEALALLRADIAGVLLVEGDELVMRACVGNRELTTARLRMRRGQGLAGHAFEIGAAAKVDDYLNNDVISGDFRALAVAESTKSAMCAPLTLDGEIIGVLEVWRRRETSFTEREITSLVGLAELAAIALHHGRLYDEREVSLREVEVAHRVLENQFSKVTHALSLQQELLQALIDGERLSGVLRIVAARTGASVVLFDTDLDVIAGCPTTLDTAALAERTRTALRTQTPSARGTSWTTFEDQSLAVRPVHVGGDLLGWLSMLNNALANDEQTELSLTQAALACALHHLEEQAAARARSALRDEVLLSLLTGPADERRAAAARAKHVNVDLRGDLRACVCSFGRLAEIGEAEGWTGTHAERVRRRLLAVCEANLAATGWLRLAARHGDTVVTLVRSVDVEELRAVLQSTAEELDKEAPGIGAGWAVSAPRSNAMALAEAYNEACTAIRALGQSSGRRVVLHEELGILGLLLAGPGSLDLPRFVIENIGPALAYDRSHGTALVETLRAFLDADCSQQETASRLFVHQKTVKYRLAQLQKLTGLDLRHHHDRMRADIAVRAADLG, from the coding sequence GTGGCGAACGATTCCGTCCAGTCCGCGGCCGACCGCATCGCGGCAGCTACTGTCCAGGGCCCCGAGGCAGTGCGGGCCGTCGCGCTCGAGGTACTCGACACCGCGTCCGACGGCGCCACCGAGATCGACGCCATGCGGACGGTGGCCGCGCGGGTGCTGGCCGCACGCGACCTGGACGAGGGCCTGTTCGCCGTCACCCACGAGGCGCTCGCGCTGCTGCGCGCGGACATCGCCGGCGTCCTGCTGGTCGAGGGCGACGAGTTGGTCATGCGGGCGTGCGTCGGCAACCGTGAGCTGACGACCGCCCGGCTGCGGATGCGCCGCGGGCAGGGCCTGGCCGGGCACGCCTTCGAGATCGGCGCCGCGGCCAAGGTCGACGACTACCTCAACAATGACGTGATCTCCGGGGACTTCCGGGCGCTGGCGGTGGCCGAGAGCACCAAGTCCGCGATGTGCGCGCCGCTGACCCTGGACGGCGAGATCATCGGCGTGCTCGAGGTGTGGCGCCGCCGCGAGACCTCGTTCACCGAACGCGAGATCACCAGCCTGGTCGGCCTCGCCGAGCTCGCCGCGATCGCGTTGCACCACGGCCGGCTCTACGACGAGCGCGAGGTGAGCCTGCGCGAGGTCGAGGTCGCGCACCGGGTGCTGGAGAACCAGTTCAGCAAGGTCACCCACGCGCTCTCGCTGCAACAGGAACTGCTCCAGGCCCTCATCGACGGCGAACGCCTGTCCGGGGTGCTGCGCATCGTGGCCGCCCGGACCGGGGCCTCGGTGGTGCTCTTCGACACCGACCTCGACGTGATCGCCGGGTGCCCCACCACCTTGGACACTGCCGCGCTGGCCGAGAGAACCCGTACCGCACTGCGAACGCAGACACCGTCAGCTCGCGGGACGTCCTGGACGACCTTCGAAGATCAGTCGTTGGCGGTGCGCCCGGTCCACGTGGGCGGCGACCTGCTCGGTTGGCTGTCGATGCTGAACAACGCCCTGGCCAACGACGAGCAGACCGAGCTCTCGCTGACCCAGGCCGCGCTGGCCTGCGCCTTGCACCACCTCGAGGAGCAAGCCGCGGCGCGGGCCCGGTCGGCGCTGCGCGATGAGGTGCTGCTGTCGTTGCTGACCGGTCCGGCCGACGAACGCCGGGCCGCCGCGGCGCGGGCCAAGCACGTCAACGTCGACCTGCGCGGGGATCTGCGCGCCTGCGTGTGCAGCTTCGGACGGCTGGCCGAGATCGGCGAGGCGGAGGGCTGGACCGGCACGCACGCCGAACGGGTGCGCCGCCGGTTGCTGGCCGTCTGCGAGGCGAACCTGGCGGCCACCGGCTGGCTGCGGTTGGCGGCCCGGCACGGCGACACAGTCGTGACGCTGGTGCGCTCGGTCGACGTCGAGGAACTGCGCGCGGTGCTGCAGAGCACGGCCGAGGAACTCGACAAGGAGGCCCCGGGCATCGGAGCCGGGTGGGCGGTCAGCGCCCCGCGCAGCAACGCGATGGCGTTGGCCGAGGCCTACAACGAGGCGTGTACCGCGATCCGGGCGTTGGGTCAGTCCAGCGGTCGACGCGTTGTGCTGCACGAGGAGCTCGGCATCCTGGGCCTGCTGCTGGCCGGCCCGGGCAGCCTGGACCTGCCCCGGTTCGTCATCGAGAACATCGGTCCGGCGCTGGCCTACGACCGCTCCCACGGCACGGCACTGGTCGAGACGCTGCGCGCCTTCCTGGACGCCGACTGCTCGCAGCAGGAAACCGCGTCCCGGTTGTTCGTGCACCAGAAGACCGTGAAGTACCGGCTGGCGCAGCTGCAGAAGCTCACCGGCCTGGACCTGCGACACCATCACGACCGCATGCGTGCCGACATCGCGGTCCGCGCCGCCGATCTCGGCTGA
- a CDS encoding malate dehydrogenase, producing MAVIGAEQVDAARSDGGVLRVNRGDLLTPLARERAREIGVRIDQEAPVPPKRVPDPVVPPNKLAGTGTIKGRQPASTSPGTPAVRAPAPVPAKPDAGTVNALFRRGAPAPALPALGSGGSGSGGRPRAAVVGAGHVGAVAAMRLAESDLFDEVVLTDIVEGLAAGIALDLWHGAALCGSSTRIAGADSVDGVAGCDYVIVTAGRPRKPGMSRTDLTNVNAEIVGSVSERIKAVAPNAVVVVVSNPLEEMTHVAQLRTGFPPGRVLGMAGVLDTARFCSLVGLTGKVRPDDVVAYALGSHGPEMVVPLSQAFGDGKKLTEMIDRPTLDAIVERTRDSGAEVVSLLKTGSAYFSPGQSAALMVTTMARDDRSQILACAVVPNGQYGLRNTRVGLPVRLGRAGLTEIVELPLEAGEQAALAKAAQNLAERIAAVS from the coding sequence ATGGCAGTCATCGGAGCTGAACAGGTCGACGCGGCCAGGAGCGACGGCGGCGTACTGCGGGTCAACCGCGGGGACCTGCTGACCCCGCTGGCCCGCGAACGCGCGCGGGAGATCGGCGTCCGGATCGACCAGGAGGCGCCGGTCCCGCCCAAACGCGTGCCGGATCCCGTTGTGCCGCCGAACAAGTTGGCCGGCACCGGAACCATCAAGGGCCGTCAGCCGGCGTCGACCTCGCCCGGCACCCCCGCGGTCCGCGCCCCGGCCCCGGTCCCGGCGAAGCCCGACGCCGGCACGGTCAACGCCCTGTTCCGGCGCGGTGCCCCGGCGCCCGCGCTGCCTGCCCTGGGTTCCGGTGGGTCCGGGTCGGGCGGGCGCCCGCGAGCCGCGGTGGTCGGCGCCGGCCACGTCGGCGCGGTGGCCGCGATGCGGCTGGCCGAGTCGGATCTGTTCGACGAAGTCGTGCTCACCGACATCGTCGAGGGGCTCGCCGCGGGCATCGCCCTGGACCTGTGGCACGGGGCCGCGCTGTGCGGGTCGTCCACCCGGATCGCCGGCGCGGACTCGGTCGACGGCGTGGCCGGGTGCGACTACGTCATCGTCACCGCAGGCCGTCCCCGCAAGCCGGGAATGAGCCGTACCGACCTGACCAACGTCAACGCCGAGATCGTGGGCTCGGTCAGCGAGCGCATCAAGGCCGTGGCGCCGAACGCCGTGGTGGTCGTCGTCTCCAATCCGTTGGAGGAGATGACCCATGTCGCCCAGCTCAGGACAGGCTTCCCGCCGGGGCGGGTGCTGGGCATGGCCGGCGTGCTGGACACCGCGCGGTTCTGCTCGCTGGTGGGCCTGACCGGCAAAGTCCGACCGGACGACGTGGTCGCCTACGCACTGGGCAGCCACGGCCCGGAGATGGTCGTCCCGCTGAGCCAGGCCTTCGGCGACGGCAAGAAGCTGACCGAGATGATCGACCGGCCCACGCTGGACGCGATCGTCGAACGCACCCGCGACTCCGGCGCCGAGGTGGTCTCGCTGCTGAAGACCGGGTCGGCCTACTTCTCCCCCGGCCAGTCCGCGGCGCTGATGGTCACCACGATGGCGCGGGACGACCGCAGCCAGATCCTGGCCTGCGCGGTGGTGCCCAACGGCCAATACGGGCTGCGGAACACCCGGGTCGGCCTGCCGGTGCGTCTCGGCCGCGCCGGACTGACCGAAATCGTCGAGCTTCCGCTGGAAGCAGGAGAGCAGGCCGCGTTGGCCAAGGCGGCGCAGAACCTCGCCGAGCGCATCGCCGCCGTGAGCTGA
- a CDS encoding BMC domain-containing protein, whose protein sequence is MAEFQLRTWAFIDRMQPQAAAHVAATSPGDVPVAGMAELFIEVAPGNEIFRVADVALKAADVRPALQVVEREFGLLEIHSAQQAEVLAAGDAVLSHLGLTDSDRLRPKVASAQFITNVSPYQAQLLNKWRKGSLLIPGESLFILEVAPAAYVSLAANEAEKAANIKLVENRAVGRFGRMFISGSESEVKAASQAAIAALEQLTGRDG, encoded by the coding sequence ATGGCGGAATTTCAGCTGCGGACGTGGGCGTTCATCGACCGCATGCAGCCCCAGGCAGCGGCGCATGTCGCGGCCACCAGTCCCGGTGACGTACCGGTGGCGGGCATGGCCGAACTTTTCATCGAGGTCGCGCCCGGGAACGAGATCTTTCGCGTCGCAGACGTCGCTCTGAAGGCCGCCGATGTGCGACCGGCCTTGCAGGTCGTCGAGCGCGAATTCGGTCTGCTCGAGATCCACTCCGCCCAGCAGGCCGAGGTACTTGCCGCCGGAGACGCGGTGCTCAGCCACCTCGGCCTGACCGATTCCGATCGGCTGCGCCCGAAGGTCGCCTCGGCGCAGTTCATCACCAACGTCAGCCCGTACCAGGCGCAACTGCTCAACAAGTGGCGCAAGGGCAGCCTGCTGATCCCCGGCGAGAGCCTGTTCATCCTCGAGGTGGCACCGGCCGCGTACGTGTCGTTGGCCGCCAACGAGGCCGAGAAAGCCGCGAACATCAAGCTCGTGGAGAACCGCGCCGTCGGTCGGTTCGGCCGCATGTTCATCTCCGGGTCCGAGAGCGAGGTCAAGGCGGCCAGTCAGGCAGCGATTGCGGCTCTGGAGCAGCTCACCGGTCGGGACGGCTGA
- the eutJ gene encoding ethanolamine utilization protein EutJ, which translates to MGQAAEVAEFLEAAAGRLRSPAADWTGPLRVGIDLGTATIVIAVVDAEDRPVYLDFRREEAVKDGVVVDFHAACAATAALKESAEAALGVQLTRAGAAYPPGVPEADARACRFVLDRAGFECVALVDEVTAAQALLRVRDGAIADVGGGSTGVGVYRAGELVDLGDLPGGGHHLNLILAGAKKISLEEAERLKREDGTTDRLPVLRPGIERIAHNIGQLMTDRPAGPVHLVGGALMVPGAGAVVSRYLDHEVAEYPHALLITPFGIALSTDGTSGVL; encoded by the coding sequence GTGGGACAGGCAGCAGAAGTCGCGGAGTTTCTCGAGGCTGCGGCGGGGCGGCTGCGCTCGCCGGCCGCGGACTGGACGGGCCCACTGCGGGTCGGCATCGACCTGGGGACCGCGACGATCGTGATCGCGGTCGTGGACGCCGAGGACCGCCCGGTGTATCTGGACTTCCGCCGCGAGGAGGCGGTCAAGGACGGCGTGGTCGTGGACTTCCACGCCGCCTGCGCCGCGACCGCCGCCCTGAAGGAGTCCGCCGAGGCCGCGCTCGGGGTGCAGTTGACCCGAGCCGGAGCGGCGTATCCGCCCGGCGTACCGGAGGCTGACGCTCGGGCCTGCCGGTTCGTGCTGGACCGCGCCGGCTTCGAATGTGTCGCCCTGGTCGATGAAGTGACGGCCGCTCAGGCTTTGCTGCGGGTCCGCGACGGCGCGATCGCCGACGTCGGCGGCGGGTCCACGGGTGTCGGCGTCTACCGAGCCGGCGAACTGGTCGACCTCGGCGACCTGCCCGGCGGTGGCCACCACCTGAACCTGATCCTGGCCGGGGCGAAGAAGATCAGCCTGGAGGAGGCCGAGCGGCTCAAGCGGGAGGACGGCACAACGGACCGGCTGCCCGTGCTGCGGCCCGGCATCGAGCGGATCGCGCACAACATCGGGCAACTCATGACCGATCGACCCGCCGGGCCCGTGCACCTGGTCGGCGGGGCGCTCATGGTGCCCGGCGCCGGCGCGGTGGTCTCGCGTTACCTCGACCACGAGGTCGCCGAGTACCCGCACGCCCTGCTGATCACCCCGTTCGGCATCGCGCTCTCAACTGATGGCACGTCAGGAGTCTTGTAA
- a CDS encoding alcohol dehydrogenase catalytic domain-containing protein: MRAIVFQAPGQVALTTVPDPVLLADTDALVQVRAAGICGTDLHVTGGHVTGMGPGTVLGHEFVGTVVAAGSALRRVGVGTEVGSGDFTACGVCWWCDRGSHWHCPHRQFFGTGTVFGPELPGAQAEFVRVPFADTVLSPLPHGVSDAAALLVGDNLATGWIACQDGGVRPADVVAVIGGGPVGQLVSLCAQVIGAAAVVVADPVGERRELARSNGAIGADPAELNIVLDELTDGRGADVVIEAVGIPVGLESALDAVRKGGTVVSVGAHAEPEWPLPLAAAFADEITLRFSIGDSIRARRSLLPLLAAGVLDPDFVFSHELTISQAVEGYSLMRDRAATKALLTFD, from the coding sequence ATGCGCGCGATCGTGTTCCAGGCGCCGGGGCAGGTCGCATTGACGACCGTCCCGGATCCGGTGCTGCTGGCCGACACCGATGCGCTCGTGCAGGTGCGGGCGGCCGGAATCTGCGGCACCGACCTGCATGTGACGGGTGGTCATGTAACCGGCATGGGCCCGGGCACGGTGCTCGGCCACGAGTTCGTCGGCACGGTCGTCGCCGCGGGATCGGCCCTCCGGCGGGTCGGCGTGGGAACCGAGGTGGGCAGCGGCGATTTCACCGCGTGCGGGGTGTGCTGGTGGTGCGACCGCGGTTCGCACTGGCACTGCCCGCATCGTCAGTTCTTCGGCACCGGAACGGTTTTCGGCCCGGAACTTCCCGGGGCCCAGGCCGAGTTCGTCCGCGTCCCGTTCGCCGACACCGTGTTGAGCCCGCTGCCGCACGGAGTCTCGGACGCTGCAGCGTTGCTGGTCGGGGACAACCTGGCCACCGGTTGGATCGCCTGCCAGGACGGCGGTGTGCGGCCCGCCGATGTGGTCGCGGTGATCGGCGGCGGCCCGGTCGGCCAACTGGTCTCGCTGTGCGCCCAGGTGATCGGCGCGGCCGCGGTAGTGGTCGCCGACCCGGTCGGCGAACGCCGGGAGTTGGCCAGGTCGAACGGGGCGATCGGCGCCGACCCGGCGGAGTTGAACATCGTGCTCGACGAGTTGACCGACGGCCGCGGGGCGGACGTCGTCATCGAGGCGGTGGGCATCCCCGTCGGGTTGGAATCCGCGCTGGACGCGGTGCGCAAGGGCGGGACGGTCGTGTCGGTCGGAGCCCACGCTGAGCCCGAGTGGCCGCTGCCGCTCGCGGCCGCGTTCGCCGACGAGATCACGCTGCGGTTCTCGATCGGCGACTCCATCCGGGCCCGCCGGTCGCTGCTTCCGCTACTGGCCGCCGGGGTCCTGGATCCCGACTTCGTGTTCAGCCACGAACTGACGATCAGTCAGGCCGTGGAGGGCTACAGCCTGATGCGGGACCGCGCGGCCACCAAGGCTCTCCTCACCTTCGACTGA
- a CDS encoding EutN/CcmL family microcompartment protein: protein MELGRVSGQVVSTIKQPGLHSYKLLLVDAVNPTTGEVTGQTPYVAVDLTGAGVGEMVVVTRGSAARVSAGTGEVPTDAAVVAIVDSVVVEGAMTFSKSA from the coding sequence GTGGAGCTGGGACGCGTCAGCGGGCAGGTCGTCTCGACGATCAAGCAACCCGGCCTGCACTCCTACAAGTTGCTGCTGGTCGACGCGGTCAACCCGACCACCGGCGAGGTGACCGGCCAGACCCCGTATGTCGCCGTCGACCTGACCGGCGCGGGAGTCGGCGAGATGGTCGTCGTGACCCGGGGCAGCGCGGCCCGGGTCAGCGCCGGCACCGGAGAGGTTCCGACCGATGCCGCGGTTGTCGCGATCGTCGACTCTGTGGTCGTCGAAGGCGCGATGACATTCAGCAAGTCCGCGTAG
- a CDS encoding aldehyde dehydrogenase family protein has translation MTIETLDADLAALAEARDAARRAKIAADAFAGATQEEIDRIVAAMAAAAADAAADLARLAVDETGYGVYEDKILKNLYNADFCARSMVGMRTKGVLWVDEPGRMTAIGSPVGVIAAIIPVTNPTSTVIFKCLAAVKAGNSVVHAPHPRAVKCCSRTAEIMGAAAVRSGAPKDIIQCLSRASVAATGELMRHPDTALIMATGGAGMVRAAYQAGKPCLAVGAGNVPVYVHRSVPNLDEAALMVVTSKSFDNGTACVAEQTVVIDGPIYDKGIEAFRKRGTAMLNKDEQARLADVIFDERGGLRADNVGQSAKELAQRAGISVPEDTRVLGAELDVVGPANMLSAEILGPVLSFYRAEDLEAGIARCREILAFGGEGHTLGIHAGDADVVARLSELPASRIPVNTPSLFGGMGYSTEIGPSFMLGTGTWSGSIVSDNVSPLHLINIKRVAYESRPWRGLYGANVPAHLGTAP, from the coding sequence TTGACGATCGAGACGCTGGACGCCGACCTGGCCGCGCTCGCTGAGGCCCGCGACGCGGCACGTCGCGCCAAGATCGCCGCCGACGCCTTCGCCGGGGCGACCCAGGAGGAGATCGACCGGATCGTGGCCGCCATGGCCGCGGCCGCCGCCGACGCCGCCGCGGACCTGGCCCGGCTCGCCGTCGACGAGACCGGCTACGGCGTCTACGAGGACAAGATCCTCAAGAACCTCTACAACGCCGACTTCTGCGCCAGGTCCATGGTCGGGATGCGCACCAAGGGCGTGCTGTGGGTCGACGAGCCCGGGCGGATGACCGCGATCGGCTCGCCGGTCGGCGTGATCGCGGCGATCATCCCGGTCACCAATCCGACCTCGACGGTGATCTTCAAGTGCCTGGCCGCCGTGAAGGCGGGCAACTCGGTGGTGCACGCCCCGCACCCACGCGCGGTCAAGTGCTGCTCCCGTACCGCGGAGATCATGGGCGCCGCAGCCGTGAGGTCCGGCGCGCCGAAAGACATCATCCAATGCCTGTCCCGGGCCAGTGTCGCGGCGACGGGTGAGCTGATGCGCCACCCGGACACCGCGCTGATCATGGCCACCGGTGGCGCCGGGATGGTGCGCGCTGCCTATCAGGCGGGCAAGCCGTGCCTGGCCGTCGGCGCCGGCAACGTACCGGTCTACGTCCACCGCAGCGTGCCGAACCTCGACGAGGCCGCGCTGATGGTGGTCACCTCCAAGTCGTTCGACAACGGGACCGCCTGCGTCGCCGAGCAGACCGTGGTCATCGACGGCCCGATCTACGACAAGGGCATCGAGGCGTTCCGCAAGCGCGGCACCGCGATGCTGAACAAGGACGAGCAGGCCCGACTGGCCGACGTCATCTTCGACGAACGCGGCGGACTGCGCGCGGACAACGTCGGGCAGTCGGCGAAGGAGCTGGCGCAGCGCGCCGGGATCTCGGTGCCGGAGGACACCCGGGTGCTCGGCGCCGAGCTCGACGTGGTCGGTCCGGCGAACATGCTCTCGGCCGAGATCCTCGGCCCGGTGCTGTCCTTCTACCGGGCCGAGGATCTCGAGGCCGGTATCGCGCGCTGCCGTGAGATCCTCGCCTTCGGCGGCGAGGGACACACCCTCGGCATCCACGCCGGCGACGCGGACGTGGTCGCCCGCCTGTCGGAACTGCCCGCGTCCCGGATCCCGGTGAACACCCCCAGCCTGTTCGGCGGGATGGGCTACTCCACCGAGATCGGGCCGTCGTTCATGCTCGGCACCGGAACGTGGAGCGGCTCGATCGTCTCGGACAACGTGAGCCCGCTGCACCTGATCAACATCAAGCGCGTGGCCTACGAGTCCCGGCCCTGGCGCGGCCTCTACGGCGCCAACGTCCCGGCCCACCTCGGGACCGCACCGTGA